The following are encoded together in the Nitrospirota bacterium genome:
- a CDS encoding IS110 family transposase: MEATILGIDISKLKLDVSVGSNGKHFIVSNDEEGLTNLVSQIKKIGEVTVVMEATSGYEKELALTFADNGIKVGIISPKKVRDFARASGILAKTDKIDSQVIALFGEKMEIRLFQDNRNKKLDELLTRRRQIASMLRDERNRLQIASTEMKRDITEHIKWLTDKQKEIETLLSEKIKENSEWNELSVLISSIPGVGPVMTFTIITELTEIGKLNQKEISALVGVAPLNKDSGKHRGNRFIWGGRAQVREILYMCTISAISYNPVIKEFYDRLRKAGKQPKVAIVACMHKLLIIMNSIVKKRQLWSCP, from the coding sequence ATGGAAGCAACTATTTTAGGGATTGATATTAGTAAACTTAAGTTGGATGTATCAGTAGGTTCTAATGGTAAGCACTTTATAGTTTCAAATGATGAAGAGGGTTTAACTAATTTGGTAAGTCAGATAAAAAAGATAGGGGAAGTAACAGTAGTAATGGAGGCAACATCGGGTTATGAAAAAGAATTGGCTCTTACCTTTGCAGATAACGGGATAAAGGTAGGGATTATAAGCCCAAAGAAAGTAAGAGACTTTGCAAGAGCAAGTGGGATATTGGCAAAAACAGACAAAATTGATTCACAAGTGATAGCACTTTTTGGTGAAAAGATGGAAATACGTTTATTTCAGGACAACAGAAATAAAAAACTCGATGAATTACTTACTCGCAGAAGACAAATAGCCTCTATGCTCAGAGACGAAAGAAATCGTTTACAAATAGCCTCAACGGAAATGAAAAGAGATATAACGGAGCATATCAAGTGGTTAACTGACAAACAAAAGGAGATAGAGACTCTTTTATCAGAAAAGATAAAAGAAAACTCTGAATGGAATGAACTCAGTGTACTGATAAGTTCGATTCCAGGTGTTGGTCCTGTTATGACATTTACAATAATAACAGAGCTGACAGAAATCGGGAAATTAAATCAAAAAGAGATATCAGCTCTTGTAGGTGTAGCGCCACTTAACAAGGATAGTGGTAAACATCGTGGTAACAGGTTTATCTGGGGAGGCAGAGCACAAGTAAGAGAAATATTGTATATGTGTACAATTTCAGCAATCAGTTATAATCCAGTTATCAAAGAATTTTATGACAGACTCCGTAAAGCCGGTAAACAACCTAAAGTAGCGATAGTCGCCTGTATGCATAAATTGCTTATTATAATGAATAGCATAGTTAAAAAAAGACAATTATGGTCATGTCCATAA
- a CDS encoding transposase: protein MFSTNNLSNYFKYLQEIRNLIYTTNAIEGFHRQIRKVTKTKGAFSCETALLKLLYMAVQNLPRGDTPAQKNGTSL from the coding sequence TTGTTCAGTACAAATAATCTCTCCAACTATTTTAAGTATCTTCAGGAAATCCGCAATCTTATCTATACGACAAACGCCATTGAGGGGTTTCACCGACAGATACGCAAGGTTACAAAAACCAAAGGGGCTTTTTCATGTGAAACCGCCCTTTTAAAGCTGCTTTATATGGCAGTTCAAAACCTCCCCAGGGGGGATACCCCTGCTCAGAAAAATGGAACCAGCCTTTAA